One Gigantopelta aegis isolate Gae_Host chromosome 1, Gae_host_genome, whole genome shotgun sequence genomic region harbors:
- the LOC121379989 gene encoding uncharacterized protein LOC121379989 → MPHKKTFTDIPHKKTFTDMPHKKTFTDMPHKKTFTDMPHKKTFTDMPHKKTFTDIPHKKPFTDIPHKKTFTDIPHKKTFTDIPHKKTFTDIPHKKTFTDIPHKKPFTDIPHKKPFTDIPHKKTFTDIPQKKTFTDIPQKKTFTDIPHKKTFTDIPHKKTFIDIPHKKTFTDIPHKKTFTDIPHKKTFTDIPHKKTFTDIPHKKTFTDIPHKKTFTDIPHKKTFTDIPHKKTFTDIPHKKTFTDIPHKKTFTDIPHKKTFTDIPHKKTFIDIPHKKTFTDIPHKNIHRYTTQENIHRYTTQENIHRYTTQENIHRYTTQENIHRYTTQENIHRYTTQENIHRYTTQENIH, encoded by the coding sequence ATGCCACACAAGAAAACATTCACCGATATACCACACAAGAAAACATTCACCGATATGCCACACAAGAAAACATTCACCGATATGCCACACAAGAAAACATTCACCGATATGCCACACAAGAAAACATTCACCGATATGCCACACAAGAAAACATTCACCGATATACCACACAAGAAACCATTCACTGATATACCACACAAGAAAACATTCACCGATATACCACACAAGAAAACATTCACCGATATACCACACAAGAAAACATTCACTGATATACCACACAAGAAAACATTCACTGATATACCACACAAGAAACCATTCACTGATATACCACACAAGAAACCATTCACCGATATACCACACAAGAAAACATTTACTGATATACCACAGAAGAAAACATTCACCGATATACCACAGAAGAAAACATTCACCGATATACCACACAAGAAAACATTCACCGATATACCACACAAGAAAACATTCATCGATATACCACACAAGAAAACATTCACCGATATACCACACAAGAAAACATTTACCGATATACCACACAAGAAAACATTCACCGATATACCACACAAGAAAACATTTACCGATATACCACACAAGAAAACATTCACCGATATACCACACAAGAAAACATTCACCGATATACCACACAAGAAAACATTCACCGATATACCACACAAGAAAACATTTACTGATATACCACACAAGAAAACATTCACCGATATACCACACAAGAAAACATTCACCGATATACCACACAAGAAAACATTCACCGATATACCACACAAGAAAACATTCATCGATATACCACACAAGAAAACATTCACCGATATACCACACAAGAACATTCACCGATATACCACACAAGAAAACATTCACCGATATACCACACAAGAAAACATTCATCGATATACCACACAAGAAAACATTCACCGATATACCACACAAGAAAACATTCACCGATATACCACACAAGAAAACATTCACCGATATACCACACAAGAAAACATTCATCGATATACCACACAAGAAAACATTCACTGA